The Deltaproteobacteria bacterium genome contains the following window.
ATGGCCGGAATAAATCAATAATCCGTGGTCCAAAATTTCCCGGATTTTAGACTCAAGCTCTTCAGCCGTTATATCGACCATTTCATTTAAATAATCTTGTCTTCGGCTATTGTCAATAGAAAAGTTGACATTATGTCAAGTTTTCTTTAATAGAATACTCAATAATGAATCTATTGTTGGTTCGAATCCCACCCTCTCCGCCATTAAGTTATTGATTTTATATTTATAAATTCCTTAATTTCTGTTAGATAATTGTTAGATAGATAATTTCCGGGAGGGAGTTTTTTAGGGCCATTCGTCACAGAGTTTTTAAAGTCGAAAGTTCAGTTTCTTCTGATAGGCAAGAAAAGTTATTATGTCGTGTTGATTGAAAAATGATTCAGCACGAAATTCATGCATTCCGCCGTTCACATCCGGGAGACCAAGGCCGAACTCTCCAACCGGGCCGCCCCTCCTCTTGTTCGTATTGCTATCAATCTCCTGCAAGACCATATCCGGTGAGACCAGGGCGAAATTTATCATAAATTTTCCTGATCTTATAAAATGGCGGCATCTGTTTTCCTGATCATCAGGCTTATTCATCCACCAAGGGGTGCTTACGACCAATGCCATCGGAAGATCATGGCTGAATTGGACATACCTACGTCCCGTTGTGACCCACGATTTTTTGTTTCTGTTTTTTAACAGAACAATACTTTCCCATTCAGGTGTGGTATCGAGAGCTTCTTCCGTGAATTTTTTTCCTCCAAACATAAGGCCTGATGCGCCATAGTTTGCTTCGGCTTCCAGCATTTCCTGGAAATCAGGGTCCAAGGTCTGTGCCGTATCTCCAAGAAAATAGGGGCGATGCCATTCAAGAAGGTATGTACCGAGTCGTGGAAGGAAGCCCAGTCTTTTTTTGGGGGCGGGAGAGAAGAATCAACAAGGATTTGAGCTTCGTCCGGGAGCCAGATGGCGTGAAGATCTATTTTCTTTGCAATATTAACGAGTTTTTGTCCGTTGACTTTTACCTTGTGCCAAAAGCGTCTAAGGAGGGTGACATCTTCAAGGTCATAGAAATTTCTATCGATATCAAGGTATTCCAAGACATCTTCTATCAAAAAAGGCGGTTTTCTCAGGCCGGCGTCTTTGAGAACCCTGTTGATGACTTTATCAATCTCCAGACGGGTGGCTTCATCAGGCAATTTTTTTTCTCTCATCTTTAAGGAATTTTACAAATTCATCAAGTGTCACTTTCTCCTCATCCGTCAGATTGGAAAATGACTCTGATTTCGCGGCAAACCTTGACGCCTCTGCCTGAAACTCCGGCGGGATTTCTTTGATCGCCCCGGCCAGCGCAGCAAGTTTGCGCTGAGATATTCCATAGAATTTGCTTAATTTATGTAAGATCAACGGAGTCGGACGATAATTGATGCTTCGTTCCATAGAAAGGATATCTCTTTTGTCTATTTCCGTCTTTTGGGCGATCTGATCCGGTGACAGACCGAACCTGAGTCTCAATCCTTTCATGACTTCACGAAACACGTACTGAATGGTCTGCCGCTGTTCGTCTTCCGATGTCACGTGGACTGTAAGGTGCTTATTCAGCGCTTTGGCTATACGGCTCAGCATTGATAATGAATGGCCGTTATAATCCGCGTCTTCCAGGCGGCTGATTACCGACTGCGTTGTGCCGACCAAATCGGCAAGTTCTTTTTGGGTCATACCGGTTTCCTGGCGCAGATCATAGATCATCTGGGCGACCTCGGCATTGACCCTTTCGGCTTGTAGTGAAGCCTTTCTTCCTGCGTCGTCTCTTATGTAGCGCCGGTGCAGAATTTCAACAGCATTCGTTGATTGGTTCTTTTTCCCCATGATTTTCACCCCCTCACTGTATGCTTCATGGGATTGCTTTCAAATTTCTCCTTTCGAAGGATGGCAAGATCGATCTCTTTCGGCGGTACTTCATTGCCTTCCTTGGTTAATCAGCTTACTATAATACACTGATTTTTATAGAAAAAATATAACATCCGGTATTGGATTCTATTTAAGGCCGCTCGCAGCTCATATATTTTGTCTCTGAGATAATCTGCAAACGGCCGTCGTAATTCATGGCCGTTATCGGCTAACAGCTCAATGCGGACTATACACTTATCTTGAGCCTTTGGCGGCAAACCATCCAGCCAATCGCTCAGCGGGCATCTCCCATCATCTTCTTGGTATAATAATACGTCAGTTTTTGGCATATTACACTCGATTTGATTTATCAATATAGCAATATTGTGATGTCTTGTCAAGAAAAATATCGCAATATTACGATTTATGGCTGAGGATATATAAAAAATAGCCCGGAGAACCATTTTTCCACCTGCCTGGTGGAATTATTATTAGAGGAATTAAAGAAGAGAAAATACTGCCGATAAAAATAGTGCTTGACAAGATATAAAGAAAGGTTAAAATTTAAATATCATCCCTTTGTGGTCTCGTGCCACATTGGCCCCGCGCTCCCGGTGGACGCGGGTTTTTTTATGCCCACTTTAAAATATGGAAAAATCCTCCCCCAAAAATCGTATTTCTTTTTTTATCGATGGTTTTAATGTCTACCATGCTCTCGAAGACCGGAAATCCTTCCATAAATATAAATGGCTTGACTATTCCTCTTTGGCTAAATGTTTTATTGTGTCTAAGGATAAGATAGCAGATATTTATTATTTTTCGGCTTATACGGATTGGGATCAAGGTAAGGTGGAGCGTCACCGTATCTTTATTAACGCCTTAAAAATGAAAGGAGTAAAAATTATATTAGGGAAATTCAAGCTGAGAGATAAACACTGCCGGGTTTGCTTTAAAAATTATAAAGCACATGAGGAGAAACAAACAGATGTAAATATTTCCATCCAATTGTTCCAAAATGCCCACAATGACACTTTTGACACGGCCATATTAGTAACTGGGGATAGCGATATTATTCCCGCCGTCAAAGCCATAAAGAGGACCTTCCCAATGAAAAAGATCGGGCTTCTAATCCCTATAGGCCGCCGGGCAGAAGAACTAAAAGAAGAGTGTGACTTTCATATGAAAATGAAAGAGAAGCATCTTAGAGACAGCCAATTCCCCGATAAGATCATCATTGACCACGAAAATAATCTTTCTTTAGATCGCCCTTTAACCTGGATCTGATTTTTTTACCCATTCGGCCGATTAAAATTGGCCACCAACCTGCCCATACCAAAAATTTAAAATTTATTGACTTTTTATTAATTTAAGGGTAGGAAATCTGTAGTAAATTTACGAAGTTTTCTTGTTGGCAACCTTTTTACCAAGGAGTGTCGATGGAAGAATAATAGACCCTATTTCTCAAGTGAGAGGTGGGGTTTTTTATTCAAAAGATTTGGAGAGGGGAACTTGAAAAGCAAAATCATTGGGATTCCGATTTCATACCTTACCCGCTCAAAAAACAGACTGGGTAAAGAGGCCGTTCCCTGTGTGGCATCCTGCCGGTGGCTGGAATTCCCACCAGTATCCTCTGGACACTTCAAGGACGGTGAATTAATCCTATTGAGAGTAATGACAAAAGATAAATCCAATAGGGACAAAATAATTTGCAGACTTGTCACTACCAGGGAAAACCTGCTGGACGTAATAAATTCTATAATAAGGCCCTCCAAAGGCAGATAACTTTACCAAAGAGATATAGGAGGGACAAATATAAGTGGACAACGTACCATTTTATTCTGAAATTCTGAAACTTTCTGATATTATCCAAGAAACTGTTTAATAATTTGTTGTCTCATAGGAGCTTGGAGTGGCTGTTCCAAACAACATATTCATAGACACGTGTATTTTTGAGCAAACAGGTTTTAACTTCGAATCAGCGAAGCTGAAACCATTCCGTGATGCATTAAATGGGATGAAGTTGACTTTTATTGATCCTGATCCCACTTTTCGTGAGCGAGCCCGCCATTTGCGAGAACGAGTTGAAGAAGCTGTTAAATCCTTGGAGAAAATAGAGAAGAGCCTTCCTATTATCACGAAACTTGAAAAGTGGCCGAAAGCGTCGAGCATTAGAGAGTGGGAAATCCGACGGTTGGTCAACAAGTCGTTGGAGGAATTTCTCAAACCAATGAAGCATGTCAAAGTAGGTTATGACGGGATAGATATGCATAGAGTCATGACTTGGTTTGACCATGGCCGGGCACCTTTTGGAAAGGGTAAGAAAAGCAAAGAGTTCCCTGATGCATTAGCTGTAGCTATACTTGATCGTTATGCGCAAACAAACAAGTGCGAGATTGCCGTAGTCTCGAGAGACGAAGATTTTGAGCGCGCATGTGCAGAAAGAACAAACCTTTTATATTTCTCTTCTCTTGCTGCGTATCTTCAAGTTTACCAAGGGGAATCTGAACGAGTAAAGCTTGTACAAGCATGGTTTGAGGAAAAGCCAGATTCCCTTGATGAATGGATTGCTGATGCATTTGTCAAAATCGACTTTGAAATTGAAGAGGGTTGGAAAGGTGATTTAAACGACCAACAAGTTGACGAAGTAAAAATAACTGATTTTTATGTGGTTGCTGTTGCTGACAAAGAGTGCACCGTTTCATTTGAAGCCGAAGTAAGCTTTACAGTGTATGCTGATTATGAAGACGAAAATGAGATGGACTACGCATATGATGGAGAGCCTGTAGGGTATCTTCGCAGAAAAAGGCATATTTTTTCCACTGATTACACATCAGGGCTTGCAAAAGTAAAACTCGATAATTCCGCCTCCAAGGTGGAAGCCGTTATTTATGTCGATCTTGATATAGTTTCAACTTCTGTATCAGTCGCCGAATAGGTGATAAAGAAGAGGAGATAACAATCGCGTGAACTTGGACTCGGCGAGATCTCCGCCGCGCCAGCCCCGCTTCTTCCGTTATGGGATAAGATATGAACAAATCCGAATTCGAAAGCCTTGAGGCCAAAGGGCCTGAAACTGTTTTGTCTGAAACGGCAAGGGGGC
Protein-coding sequences here:
- a CDS encoding helix-turn-helix domain-containing protein is translated as MGKKNQSTNAVEILHRRYIRDDAGRKASLQAERVNAEVAQMIYDLRQETGMTQKELADLVGTTQSVISRLEDADYNGHSLSMLSRIAKALNKHLTVHVTSEDEQRQTIQYVFREVMKGLRLRFGLSPDQIAQKTEIDKRDILSMERSINYRPTPLILHKLSKFYGISQRKLAALAGAIKEIPPEFQAEASRFAAKSESFSNLTDEEKVTLDEFVKFLKDERKKIA
- a CDS encoding NYN domain-containing protein, coding for MEKSSPKNRISFFIDGFNVYHALEDRKSFHKYKWLDYSSLAKCFIVSKDKIADIYYFSAYTDWDQGKVERHRIFINALKMKGVKIILGKFKLRDKHCRVCFKNYKAHEEKQTDVNISIQLFQNAHNDTFDTAILVTGDSDIIPAVKAIKRTFPMKKIGLLIPIGRRAEELKEECDFHMKMKEKHLRDSQFPDKIIIDHENNLSLDRPLTWI
- a CDS encoding DUF4935 domain-containing protein, which produces MAVPNNIFIDTCIFEQTGFNFESAKLKPFRDALNGMKLTFIDPDPTFRERARHLRERVEEAVKSLEKIEKSLPIITKLEKWPKASSIREWEIRRLVNKSLEEFLKPMKHVKVGYDGIDMHRVMTWFDHGRAPFGKGKKSKEFPDALAVAILDRYAQTNKCEIAVVSRDEDFERACAERTNLLYFSSLAAYLQVYQGESERVKLVQAWFEEKPDSLDEWIADAFVKIDFEIEEGWKGDLNDQQVDEVKITDFYVVAVADKECTVSFEAEVSFTVYADYEDENEMDYAYDGEPVGYLRRKRHIFSTDYTSGLAKVKLDNSASKVEAVIYVDLDIVSTSVSVAE